The sequence ACAGCGGTTCCATCTCGAAGCATTCCAACGCTCAGGTCTGCAACGTCTCCATAGCCGATTTCACGGTCCTGTTCGGTAATGAGTGCATCAGGAGAGAGATAAAGTGAAATTCTGAATGGTCCTGCCGGAGCATCTCCCTGGTTTTTCACTGTCGTATTTACCGGAAGTTGGCCACCCTGAACCGCCTTCTGCTGACTGGTAACCTTACTTATTACCAGATCAGGTCTGGTAATCGTAAACCGTGAGTCTTCTTCTGATTCCTCTGAAACGAAAGGTACTGATCCGGTAGTAACAAGGAATGCCGAACTCTTCACATCCGGAATGGTTACCTTTGAATCTGTTCCTTTGACATTGTTATCTTCAGATACTTCCATGATTTCATTAGCCGGATCTGCAATGGCCCCGAGATAAAAGTCTCCTGGTGTCATACGGTCCATCGGGAAGTACCCGGTAAGTTTCTTTTCTGTACCTGTTTTGAGATTCGGAATCAGGTAATAACCAATTGGGGTATCCTCTCTGGTAATTGTTGCATCATCTGATGCGTAAAAAGTAATGAAAAAGTCTGTTGATGGGCGGTATCCCTGGTTTACGACGGTTGCTTTAATCTCAAGCTGAGGGTTTCCTTCCCGAACGGTTGGAACAAATGAGGTTATCATCATATCCGGACCGGTTGGGTCTGGTTGCTTTGAGAGATCTATCGTGGTCTCAACCATCTGCGGTTGAGATTCATCTGTGATAATCCGGGGTGTTGGAACAGGTGTAATGACTAACTCAGAAAGCGGCCCAACCCTCCGGTGATAGGGATCATCAATCATCGGATTCATTGCCTTTGCTTTCGCGATAGATTCTTCAGAGCCTTTGCTATCACCAAGTGCACTCAGAACCACTCCGCGCCAGTACCAGGCATCAGCAAGATCCGGATCCTGAGCAACAGCAGTGTCCAGAAGTGATAATGCCCGGTCATAATGTTGTAACAAAAACTCTGATACTCCTTGCTGGTACCAGTAATCGGGATATATAATCCGGTCGGTCATGTCTTCGCCAGTAACCATACCGGCAGAAATTATCAGGGTAAGTATTGTAGCAGCTAGCCAGAACGCAATTTTCACAGATGATCACCAGATAGTAACTAGTAGGGTATTACTTCATTCACTGATATTTTTGGTGGAAACTATCATAAATTCGAATAGAAAAAATTCACAAAAATAAAATTTAAAAAGAGAGTTATTTCAGGATGGAAAATATTATTCTGTCTCTTTTGCTTCCCTGACCATAACTCTGACACGCTCGATAACTTCGATCTTTTTGCGGTAATCTCCTTCTATCTCACCTTTGATCTGATCAAGAATTTCGTCAATTGTCCGCTGAAGACTATACACTTTTACCGGGCGGCCTTTCTTTTCAGTAATATGGCTTGTAACAAAAACCCAACTTCTCTTAATCAGTTGGTTGATTGCAATACTGACTTCAGGCTGCCGAAGATCTGATATCCGTTCCAGTTCCCGTGATGTCAGGTCATACCCCTTGAACAAGACAACAAGTATTCTGGCTTCCCCGCTCTTCAAACCAACGTCGGTTAGGATATCAATTATCTGTATATCGGTATCCGAAAGATGAACTACTGTATCCGGACCCATCCCCATCCCTGATTCATTCCATTGTTTTTATTATATTATTATTATATCGATCTGAAAATTTCTATCATTTTATAGGTTTAAATCCAATAATCTGCTATAATTAGGTGTAAATAGCCCTTGTTTTATAAATGGGTGAGAAGAAATTTTTCATCCATTCTCAGATGCTGGGGTATTATAATGAAAAACATCAAAACTTGAATATCTTTCACGGTAGTTCAGAGTTATGGAGCATTACCTGTTTTTTTCTGTGGAACGAATCCGATGCGGTGTCCCTCTCAGTGATACGATATCAATGATCCGGATGGTCAGCATTTCACCATATTCTGATCCGCAAAAAGGACAAACAGGAGTGATAAACCTTCATGGTGAGA comes from Methanospirillum hungatei and encodes:
- a CDS encoding CARDB domain-containing protein is translated as MKIAFWLAATILTLIISAGMVTGEDMTDRIIYPDYWYQQGVSEFLLQHYDRALSLLDTAVAQDPDLADAWYWRGVVLSALGDSKGSEESIAKAKAMNPMIDDPYHRRVGPLSELVITPVPTPRIITDESQPQMVETTIDLSKQPDPTGPDMMITSFVPTVREGNPQLEIKATVVNQGYRPSTDFFITFYASDDATITREDTPIGYYLIPNLKTGTEKKLTGYFPMDRMTPGDFYLGAIADPANEIMEVSEDNNVKGTDSKVTIPDVKSSAFLVTTGSVPFVSEESEEDSRFTITRPDLVISKVTSQQKAVQGGQLPVNTTVKNQGDAPAGPFRISLYLSPDALITEQDREIGYGDVADLSVGMLRDGTAVATVPSDLAPGPYYLGVMVDSGKIISEGNEANNILFADKMIEISGSPVPIQTAVPSLPDLIVPDLTSDTEGTVGGNINVTTSIRNTGSGDAKSFIVELYLSSDGTLSDEDILIGMGEIPELPAGTQSDGDALSPIPANMTPGQYFFGILIDSENAVAETDESNNIGFAKIPVTIQ